The Salvia miltiorrhiza cultivar Shanhuang (shh) chromosome 1, IMPLAD_Smil_shh, whole genome shotgun sequence genome has a window encoding:
- the LOC130987864 gene encoding FCS-Like Zinc finger 14-like produces the protein MLGKTSKPVIEILTGSLCSGAGSPRSQIQSPRGLKSLDLGAVGLGIVAALEKSGAGRDGIPALFGRNLTRSSPIPVNSPKNCCRSRREAEEMQMDSLEEYTIVTCHGPNKSYTKVYSDAAAEGGRKGDERAPFRIQNGKKSNRAAVFHISPARGVDTGGVPTPDFLSSCDLCQKKLHGKDIYMYRGEKAFCSADCRYTQMVMDERKEKCSAEASKPAAAAEVAGSPYGNGQMFTAGILAI, from the exons ATGTTAGGGAAGACGTCGAAGCCGGTGATCGAGATTCTCACCGGATCTTTGTGTTCCGGCGCCGGAAGCCCGAGGAGTCAGATTCAGTCTCCGAGGGGGCTCAAGAGCCTGGATCTCGGCGCCGTGGGGTTAGGGATAGTGGCGGCTCTCGAGAAATCCGGCGCTGGTAGGGATGGTATTCCGGCGTTGTTCGGCCGGAATTTGACGCGATCGAGTCCGATTCCGGTGAATTCTCCGAAGAATTGTTGTAGGAGTAGGAGAGAGGCGGAGGAGATGCAGATGGATAGTTTGGAGGAGTACACGATAGTGACGTGTCACGGCCCGAACAAGTCTTACACGAAGGTGTACTCCGATGCGGCGGCGGAAGGAGGTAGGAAAGGAGATGAAAGAGCTCCTTTCAGAATACAAAACGGTAAGAAGAGCAATCGCGCCGCCGTCTTCCACATATCTCCGGCGAGAGGTGTGGATACTGGCGGCGTTCCGACGCCGGATTTTCTAAGCTCGTGCGATTTGTGCCAGAAGAAACTCCACGGCAAAGACATATACATGTACAG GGGAGAGAAAGCATTCTGCAGCGCAGATTGCAGGTATACGCAGATGGTGATGGATGAGCGGAAGGAAAAGTGCAGCGCGGAAGCGTCGAAgcccgcggcggcggcggaagtTGCAGGCTCGCCGTACGGTAACGGCCAGATGTTCACCGCCGGGATTCTGGCTATATAG
- the LOC130987854 gene encoding oligouridylate-binding protein 1-like, giving the protein MQQQQQRLKQQQQQLALMQQSLYHPGLLAPPQIEPILSGNLPPGFDSSSCRSVYVGNIHPQVTEPLLQEVFSGTGPLEGCKLIRKEKSSYGFVDYFDRRSAALAIVTLNGRHLFGQPIKVNWAYASAQREDTSNHFNIFVGDLSPEVTDATLFACFSVYPTCSDARVMWDQKTGRSRGFGFVSFRSQQDAQSSINDLNGKWLGSRQIRCNWAAKGAGQGDEQQNPDSKNVVELTNGASDDGQEKRNEDAPENNPQYTTVYVGNLAPEVTSVDLHRHFHALGVGVIEDVRIQRDKGFGFIRYSSHAEAARAIQMGNARILFGKTVKCSWGSKPTPPGTSSTPLPPPAVTHMPGFTAADLAAYERQIALNKLGAAQALMNPQAHHRLSGATQQMYDGGYSTQQPLYYQQ; this is encoded by the exons atgcagcagcagcagcaaaggttgaagcagcaacagcagcagctaGCGCTGATGCAGCAGTCCCTTTACCATCCGGGTCTTCTCGCTCCTCCTCAg ATAGAACCTATCTTGAGTGGGAATTTGCCTCCTGGATTTGACTCAAGCTCATGCCGCAGTGT GTACGTTGGAAATATCCACCCTCAAGTTACTGAACCTCTTCTTCAGGAGGTTTTCTCAGGTACAGGTCCTCTTGAAGGTTGCAAGCTCATTCGGAAAGAAAAG TCATCCTATGGTTTTGTGGATTACTTTGATCGTCGATCAGCTGCACTTGCCATCGTGACTCTTAATGGCAGGCATTT GTTTGGACAGCCGATAAAAGTCAATTGGGCATATGCTAGTGCTCAGCGAGAAGACACATCAA ATCACTTCAACATTTTTGTTGGTGATCTTAGCCCGGAGGTTACTGATGCTACCTTATTTGCATGCTTCTCTGTATATCCTACTTGCTC AGATGCAAGGGTAATGTGGGACCAGAAGACTGGACGCTCAAGGGGTTTTGGCTTCGTTTCTTTTCGCAGTCAGCAG GATGCTCAAAGTTCAATAAATGACTTGAATG GGAAGTGGCTTGGAAGCAGACAAATTCGCTGCAATTGGGCGGCAAAAGGTGCTGGTCAAGGCGATGAGCAGCAGAATCCTGATTCAAAAAATGTTGTGGAACTAACAAATGGAGCATCTG ATGATGGCCAAGAAAAACGGAATGAAGATGCTCCAGAGAATAATCCACAGTATACAACTGTTTATGTGGGAAATCTTGCTCCTGAA GTCACATCAGTTGATCTCCATCGCCATTTCCATGCACTTGGCGTTGGAGTGATTGAAGATGTCCGCATTCAGAGAGACAAAGGTTTTGGGTTCATACGGTACAGCAGCCATGCTGAAGCTGCCCGTGCTATCCAGATGGGAAATGCTCGCATTCTTTTTGGCAAGACAGTTAAG TGCTCGTGGGGTAGCAAGCCTACTCCACCTGGAACGAGCTCGACCCCTCTGCCTCCACCAGCAGTAACACACATGCCTGGTTTCACAGCTGCTGATCTGGCGGCCTACGAGCGACAGATTGCACTGAATAAACTAGGTGCGGCTCAAGCCCTGATGAATCCGCAGGCCCACCATCGTCTCAGTGGTGCTACCCAACAGATGTACGATGGAGGGTATTCGACCCAGCAACCCCTCTATTACCAGCAGTAA